From a region of the Arvicanthis niloticus isolate mArvNil1 chromosome 6, mArvNil1.pat.X, whole genome shotgun sequence genome:
- the Tom1l2 gene encoding TOM1-like protein 2 isoform X2: MEICDIINETEEGPKDAIRALKKRLSGNRNYREVMLALTVLETCVKNCGHRFHLLVANRDFIDSVLVKIISPKNNPPTIVQDKVLALIQAWADAFRSSPDLTGVVHIYEELKRKGVEFPMADLDALSPIHTPQRSVPEMDPAATIPRSQSQPRTTAGTYSSPPPASYSTLQAPALSVTGPITANSEQIARLRSELDIVRGNTKVMSEMLTEMVPGQEDSSDLELLQELNRTCRAMQHRIVELISRVSNEEVTEELLHVNDDLNNVFLRYERFERYRSGRSVQNASNGVLSEVTEDNLIDLGPGSPAVVSPMVGSTAPPSSLSSQLAGLDLGTESVSGTLSSLQQCKPQDGFDMFAQTRGNSLAEQRKTVTYEDPQAVGGLASALDNRKQSSEMAVLILPRPCCPGIENKAKKRWLYSHNLLTLQVRAHL, encoded by the exons GTGCTGGAGACTTGTGTGAAGAACTGTGGCCATCGCTTTCACCTCCTCGTGGCTAACCGAGACTTCATCGACAGCGTTCTGGTCAAAATTATCTCTCCCAAGAATAACCCTCCCACCATTGTCCAGGACAAAGTACTTGCTCTAATTCAG gcaTGGGCAGACGCCTTTAGGAGCAGTCCTGACCTCACGGGTGTTGTACACATTTATGAAGAACTGAAGAGGAAGGGAGTTGAGTTCCCCATGGCAGACTTGGATGCTCTGTCTCCTATCCACACACCCCAGCGG AGTGTTCCAGAAATGGATCCAGCTGCCACCATTCCCAGGTCCCAGTCACAGCCCAGGACAACTGCCGGCACCTATTCCTCACCTCCTCCAGCTTCCTACTCTACTCTACAGGCCCCGGCTCTGAGTGTGACGGGCCCCATCACAGCCAATTCAGAACAG ATTGCTAGGCTGCGCAGTGAGCTGGACATTGTTCGGGGAAACACAAAAGTCATGTCTGAGATGTTAACAGAAATGGTCCCTGGGCAGGAGGATTCTTCTGATCTGGAACTACTACAG GAATTGAACAGGACCTGCCGAGCCATGCAGCACCGCATCGTGGAGCTCATCTCCCGAGTGTCTAATGAGGAGGTCACCGAGGAGCTGCTGCATGTCAACGATGACCTCAACAATGTCTTCCTTCGCTATGAGAG GTTCGAGAGGTACCGGTCTGGCCGATCCGTTCAGAATGCCAGCAATGGA GTACTAAGTGAAGTTACTGAAGACAACTTAATAGACCTGGGCCCAGGCTCTCCTGCTGTGGTGAGCCCCATGGTGGGGAGCACCGCAcccccatcttctctctcctcccaactcgCAGGCTTGG ACTTGGGGACAGAGAGTGTCAGTGGTACCCTCAGTTCACTTCAGCAGTGCAAGCCACAAGATGGTTTTGACATGTTTGCCCAGACCAGAGGAAACTCCTTGGCCGAACAGCGAAAGAC GGTCACCTATGAGGATCCCCAGGCTGTTGGAGGACTCGCTTCTGCACTAGACAATCGGAAACAGAGCTCAGAAATG GCTGTCCTGATCCTTCCTAGGCCATGCTGCCCTGGCATCgagaacaaagcaaaaaagagaTGGTTGTATAGCCACAACCTACTTACTCTGCAAGTAAGAGCCCACCTCTAG